In Mixophyes fleayi isolate aMixFle1 chromosome 11, aMixFle1.hap1, whole genome shotgun sequence, one DNA window encodes the following:
- the C1QTNF5 gene encoding complement C1q tumor necrosis factor-related protein 5 isoform X2 — translation MMLLPHFLIVLTFATSSCQVEDNQITHPCCGTPGIPGVPGTHGNVGTPGRDGRDGREGAPGMSGAKGDPGEPGLSGARGQPGSDGPPGKQGERGDQGECAVSPRSAFSAKLSESRSPPMAGQPVPFGKVLANEQGHYNPETGRFRCAVPGLYYFSLHGTVYRGNLHLQLMKNGHSQASFFQPGDAAKPGGLCGGAAFHLEPGDEVWVQLGDYPGLYASSGTDSVFTGFLIYSDWEPHPVFKPLTSNEKSV, via the exons ATGATGCTACTCCCTCATTTTCTCATTGTACTCACCTTCGCAACATCTTCCTGCCAAGTAGAAGATAATCAGATAACACATCCTTGTTGTGGGACACCCGGCATTCCTGGGGTTCCTGGTACACATGGCAATGTGGGCACACCAGGAAGGGATGGACGAGATGGAAGGGAAGGAGCACCAGGGATGAGCGGTGCCAAAGGGGACCCTGGAGAACCAG GATTGTCTGGTGCACGAGGCCAACCAGGTTCAGATGGACCCCCTGGTAAGCAAGGTGAGCGAGGAGATCAAGGAGAGTGTGCAGTTTCCCCCCGTTCTGCTTTCAGTGCAAAGCTTTCTGAATCTCGCAGTCCCCCTATGGCCGGACAGCCAGTACCATTTGGGAAGGTTCTTGCAAATGAACAAGGACACTATAACCCAGAAACTGGTCGTTTCCGCTGTGCTGTTCCTGGACTATACTATTTTTCTCTCCATGGTACAGTCTACCGGGGAAACCTGCATTTGCAGCTGATGAAGAATGGACATTCACAGGCCTCCTTTTTCCAGCCAGGGGATGCAGCAAAACCAGGAGGACTGTGTGGTGGGGCAGCATTTCACTTGGAACCTGGGGATGAAGTATGGGTACAGCTGGGAGACTATCCTGGTCTTTATGCCAGTAGTGGAACAGACAGTGTTTTCACTGGATTTCTTATCTACTCTGACTGGGAACCACATCCTGTTTTCAAACCTCTTACATCTAATGAAAAATCAGTGTAA
- the C1QTNF5 gene encoding complement C1q tumor necrosis factor-related protein 5 isoform X1, with the protein MNSNSSDPASRRNSRDPASRRNGRDPASGRNGRDLASGRNGRDWVYGGNGRDPTSRSRMMLLPHFLIVLTFATSSCQVEDNQITHPCCGTPGIPGVPGTHGNVGTPGRDGRDGREGAPGMSGAKGDPGEPGLSGARGQPGSDGPPGKQGERGDQGECAVSPRSAFSAKLSESRSPPMAGQPVPFGKVLANEQGHYNPETGRFRCAVPGLYYFSLHGTVYRGNLHLQLMKNGHSQASFFQPGDAAKPGGLCGGAAFHLEPGDEVWVQLGDYPGLYASSGTDSVFTGFLIYSDWEPHPVFKPLTSNEKSV; encoded by the exons ATGAACAGTAACAGCAGTGACCCAGCCAGCAGGAGGAATAGCAGAGACCCAGCCAGCAGGAGGAACGGCAGAGACCCAGCCAGCGGGAGGAATGGCAGAGACCTAGCCAGCGGGAGGAACGGCAGAGACTGGGTATACGGGGGTAATGGCAGAGACCCAACCAGCAGGAG CAGAATGATGCTACTCCCTCATTTTCTCATTGTACTCACCTTCGCAACATCTTCCTGCCAAGTAGAAGATAATCAGATAACACATCCTTGTTGTGGGACACCCGGCATTCCTGGGGTTCCTGGTACACATGGCAATGTGGGCACACCAGGAAGGGATGGACGAGATGGAAGGGAAGGAGCACCAGGGATGAGCGGTGCCAAAGGGGACCCTGGAGAACCAG GATTGTCTGGTGCACGAGGCCAACCAGGTTCAGATGGACCCCCTGGTAAGCAAGGTGAGCGAGGAGATCAAGGAGAGTGTGCAGTTTCCCCCCGTTCTGCTTTCAGTGCAAAGCTTTCTGAATCTCGCAGTCCCCCTATGGCCGGACAGCCAGTACCATTTGGGAAGGTTCTTGCAAATGAACAAGGACACTATAACCCAGAAACTGGTCGTTTCCGCTGTGCTGTTCCTGGACTATACTATTTTTCTCTCCATGGTACAGTCTACCGGGGAAACCTGCATTTGCAGCTGATGAAGAATGGACATTCACAGGCCTCCTTTTTCCAGCCAGGGGATGCAGCAAAACCAGGAGGACTGTGTGGTGGGGCAGCATTTCACTTGGAACCTGGGGATGAAGTATGGGTACAGCTGGGAGACTATCCTGGTCTTTATGCCAGTAGTGGAACAGACAGTGTTTTCACTGGATTTCTTATCTACTCTGACTGGGAACCACATCCTGTTTTCAAACCTCTTACATCTAATGAAAAATCAGTGTAA